ACTGATATTGTATACAAATACTGTATTAATCAaacacaaagaaggaaaaaaatggagtgaATAAGTTAACACTGTCAACAGGAAACTGACTGACTGCAAGCCATCAAACTTCTCACCTactactcagaaaaaaatcaggaatagAATATAAGATGTAGATACAAACAAAGAATTAGGAACAGAAagttacaaatataaaaaatgctTCATGGAACAGCAGTCTGTGGCAAGCTTCAAGTCGTTTCAGTTGCTCACTGCAACTGCTAATACATAATGACCAACCGTTGCCTCCAACCAaaggcaaagaataaaaattagcCCCTTTATGGATGTCTTTGGAGGCACCACCAAAAAACAAGAGAGGGTGCTTCTGCTTATCCTGCTTCATTCTACTTAGTTATCATCTTTCATTTCAGGATGAAAGGCAGAGACTTAGTTTTGTTGCAACTTTTGATAAAGAGCACTGTGCTCTCTCTGCCCCACCCCATACCAAGGTGCAGAAGATATTAGTAGGTAGAATTCACCACTACTCTCCTCTTCTTTACCAGCTGGGGATCTTTGGCTTTTTACTTTACAGTAGCTCATGCAAGTGCTACTCAACATGCTCTGAGGTTCAGACTCTGGTGTGTCTCAGCCACAGTCCTAGGCAACACACTATTATTCaaggcattttcaaagaaacagaagcaggatGCAAGCTTTAATCCTCCTCTGAATTTGCCAGTTACTAACTGCACCCATGCTTGTCATGCAATATCAGAGTTACAGTTTGCAAATAAAGGAAGAACATGCAAAGATATTTCTCTAATTTTCTGTTGATATCACATTATTTTGTGATAAATTTGAGGCTCAAGCTGTTCTTGGacaagatttctttaaaaagtgttgTTAGCCTGCCAACAGGTGGTCTCACACacaataaattaagaaaagaataGTCATTCTGAAgggagaatgaaagaaaaggttagAAAACTGTGAAGAGctttagaaagaggaaaatcacAAATGGTTGCCACGGACCCCGAGACAACACCAGAATATGGAAAGTAGCTAGCAGTTTCTTAAGCTTTCTTTCTCCAGAACTGTATTAGCAACCTGGGTCTTTCAAACACACTAGCAAGTCCTCTGTGACTCTGTGTAACATAACTGTGTGATTATGTATTGACCTACGCTGAGTTTCAGGTACAAAGTAAGTGTAAGCAAAAATACACTTAGCAAAAAGACAGGGACAGTGGGGACAGTGTGGGGGAAGCTTACTCAACTCCCCCAGGTTGGCCTCTGCAACTCCCTTTGCTTGTGAGACACcattccccctccctcctccacaGCACTCTTCCACcatgctcctccagccccagagGAGTGATTTCCTTACTCCCACACCACCCCCCAACACACTCCAGGTTTACACAacctttttctctgcagaggcaCCAATCTCTGTTCCCCTCCCTTGTAAGACATTGTCCCAGCTTCtcattccccttccccccatGGCACtgtctctcccttccttcctacCCCTGAGGCCACAGCTTTCTTAACTGTAAAAAGCTAAAGGTGACTCTGTGGTGAGGGCTGAAGTTTCGCTCTTGGGGATCTGACAGGAAGCTTACACACACTCTTACCCAATCCTGGCCTTCCTGCCAGATCGGCTCCAGCCAATCTGCCAACTCATTAACCGCCAGCtgctgcaccccaaaaccagcccTTTGCTCACTCCTTATTGGGACATTTTAAGCCAGTGCAAAACTCATCTGAAAAGCACCACTCGGCAATGCCCGACATGGGGTGGGTGGTGTGACTCATGAAGTGAACACCCACTCCCCGCTTCAGTGCCTAAGGTCCCCTGGGAAGGGAATCAGGCTCAAGGCGGCCTTTCTTggtggagagaaagaagagcaaTTCAAAAGGAACCCACCTTGCAGGACTGTCGATGCGGCCCATTTCATGAAAACAACATTCTATatgctgctgggtttgggggatgttggttggggtttttttaatattttttttttttaatgtttgggtTCTTACTCCCTGCCCCTCAGACTGatctgtttctcattcttaaATAAGAAGCTGCAATAATTCATAGCAACTGGTCATGATCCCTAACAAACCAGATGGCAACTGAGAATTTACAGAGCTGAGGTATATTCCACACTGCTCCTGACAAGACCTCTATATAAAGGCAAGAGAATTTAGCACAAAAACTGGCTTGCTAGCTTTGCAGATGAGAAATCCCCATTAATGGGGAATTTTCAGATAGCcacttaggaaaagaaaatgtgagcCAATACGATGGACCTTCTATTATAGCGCTAAGGCTATTCCCTTCCTCATGGGGGAAATTCAGGACAGGAAGCTGACAGACCAATGTAACCCTGTCTCCAGAGTTGGACACAGTCCTGGAGGGATTCAGTGCTGTCAGAAGGTACTAtgccagagaaaggaagagaacaaCAGAGCCAAAGCCAGTCAAAGCAGCCATGCTAGGGCAGAACTGTTCAGCTCTTTCAAATTTAGAAGAGTAGTTCCAGAAGGTctgtgttagaaaaaaaattgttctcaaGAGCAATTTTACACTGGGGATAGGCAACAGGGATCAGAAACTCATAAAGAAGAATGCTAGCTTTGGGGAGGTATGGGGGAAGAGGGGCAATATCACTTGCATAGGATATAACATATGGGAAATATCTGACTTTCACAACCTTATTCCTCCTTCCCTCGTAAAGATGCATCTTTGTACATGTGTAAGTGTTGACTGTTAGCTAGAAGTGTTTCTTAATTGCACAGTATTTATTATAAATGTCAACAACTAAGTCATTCAGTATTACCCTATGCAATTTCATATACCTCTTactttctcccctccttttctctgaAACCCTCTCCatgacatttcctttttttacctCAATGCCCCACTCTCTGTCACTACCTCTCCTACTACTACTCTTTTCTCCCAAAGGTGTCCTATTTGCCCCGGATGTGCCTACAGTACTCCTCTCCACCGCAGCCCAGTTCTGATGAGGAGGACATAGAGAGGCAGAGCCCCCCATTGGAGGTATCAGATGGGGAGACTGATGGTGTGGACCCTGGGCCTGGAATTATGCATGGAGAAACAGGTCAGTGAAGACACAGGGACTTTGTCAAGCTAAGTGCTGAGCAGCTGTTACATTACTATGATGATAATGAATAAAACTGTAGAACTGCTGTACTAGTATTTTATCCCACTGGCAAAGCTTCACTTTCCCTGACTCCTTGCCCTCTCCTGTCCTCTAAATCTTTTATGACTTTAACTGTGTCTGTATCACAAATCTCATTTCTTCACGTACTCCCACTTCCTCCTTCTGCCTTGCCTATTCAGGCTTCCTGAATGGAAATGGATTTTGCCATTTCTACTGCCATTTCCATTAACAGATGGGAAAACCAAGGCAAGAACGTCAAGgaactgacttttaaaaatatttaactctgTTTGCTCAGTACCTGGAAGTCAGGTTCTGTATAACCTGCCCAAATTAGCTTCCAATTAGTTTCAAATTAGCAATGTTTTTCAGTTAGCTTCAAATTAGGGATAATTTCAAAACAAGGGTTTGGCCTTTGGAATTCcttattcttgttttttcttcttggtcaTCAATCCACATTATGTCCTTACAGTGTAACACTGTCTATTATTACAAATGTTGCAAACTGAAGAAGTTACATGACTGACAAGCTAGCTGAGTGAGTTATATGAATTATATGTGTTCTGCTGTTTCACCAGGAACTACACACTAATAGTAATGCTCCACTGCCTTTCTTCTCTGACTCCCACACAGGCAGCAAGAAAAAGATACGTCTGTATCAGTTCCTTCTGGACCTTCTTCGCAGTGGAGACATGAAGGACAGCATCTGGTGGGTGGACAAGGAAAAAGGTACTTTCCAGTTCTCCTCCAAACACAAAGAGGCATTGGCGCATCGCTGGGGCATCCAGAAAGGCAATCGCAAGAAAATGACCTACCAGAAGATGGCACGGGCTTTGAGAAACTACGGCAAGACAGGGGAGGTCAAGAAAGTCAAGAAGAAGCTGACCTACCAGTTTAGTGGAGAGGTGATGGGAAGGGGGGTCACTGATAGGAAGCATTATCCTCACTGAGGCCATGGGACcctaagcaagaaaaaaattaagacctCCTGGCTGGATAACAGCAGAGGAGATGGACGCATCCTTCTCTTTGCTTCCTGTGCCCCCTTCTCTGCCTTTAAACGGCTCTTACCATCAGATGTTTCTGGTACGAATTCCTTTCTTCAGCATCTGAGAATCCTAACTGTGACAGAATTCTTTGCTTCCGCCCTACAAGTTGGACAGAGTTGGGAAACttaaacaatgtaaaaatatattattttcaggaaagatTTCTTTGATTGTGTTTTGACTAAAGAATACAGCTGATGAAGTTTTGCCTTCAAAGATGGTGCTGTGTCATTCACAGTGACACTGCATTAGCTTACAGCTTTCAAACTAGCATTAAATACAGGCTCTGCCGCAGCTCTCAAAGCTAGAGAGAAGTTTGCAGATCTTGGAatgatactttttcttttaaatagtaataacatgtacatatttaataaaatttgaTATAATGAAGTTCTGGTGTTTGCATAATAAATGACTACTTCACAAACAAATCTCATGCGCATTCAGTTATGCAGTTGCAGCTCATGTGTGGTACCTGAACAAAAAGCACACTGGGTTATAGGGCCTTATCCATCTGTCActactttttaatttacttcGAAACATCATCAATGCTGTCAAACTAAGTAACAAAGATAACAGGTGAGATACATTACTGTGAAAGAGACTACAGTActgaagtaaattttaaaatacatatatatatccaTCATTATCTTTTCCTGTGCAAATGAAGCTCTGCCAGTTGAATAATTTCTATTCACTTATACCAAGAATGGCATATATAGCTCTATCCGGTTTAGAACATAACAATTAACCATGTTCTTCTGTGGTTTCACTCATTTTCCTGCTCCTGTTCTTTCCTCTTGCTTGCTTACCTCCACAGTGATATCTTGATTTTCACTTATGAACCCTTCTGGGAAATAAGTTGTATTTAATCATGTCTTTGCAGAATTATactacaaaatgttttcaagctTTTAACTGTGGATTTTAGTCCCTACTGTAAAACAATTAATAGTAACTAATAACAACTGCATTGTATAGATTACagtcaaaatgcaaaataaaagataatttaaCACCTGAGATACTATGGTAAAGTTACCCAGTACATCtaataacagaaaagaaaaccaaagtcAACCAACTctaaaaaaattaccattttaacTTTTAACATTATTTAACATACCTCAACCCTGTTCAAGCACTCAGAAATCAAGAAATATCATCATGACTCTTCCAAAATAGATGAGGTGAAATGAGATAGGTCTAGAATGAAGAGAAAGGTTTTGTTTAACAACATTAAAATGTAGTAGAACATGCCAAATATGACAGTTTGGAAGTCATAACTAAGTAATGTAACTAACTAACTTGAAGCTTTTCAGAGCTTGCTCCTCACTGAAACCAGAAATAGTTGAAACTGATGAGCTTCTTACAGACCTGAGTTCTCAAAATTATACCTAAATGTAGTCAGTTTTATCTACACTAACAACCTCACTGTGGAAGTGAAAAGTCTGGTGACATCACTGGGCTACAGCGTCTCCTT
The Pelecanus crispus isolate bPelCri1 chromosome 6, bPelCri1.pri, whole genome shotgun sequence DNA segment above includes these coding regions:
- the SPI1 gene encoding transcription factor PU.1 isoform X2 — encoded protein: MLQACKMEGFPLIPPQPSEDMVPYESDLYRQPHDYYQYLNSDGESHGDHYWEYHPHHMHSEFETFGDNHFTELQSVQPPQLQQLYRHMEIEQMHVLDSAIPTPHIGLNHQVSYLPRMCLQYSSPPQPSSDEEDIERQSPPLEVSDGETDGVDPGPGIMHGETGSKKKIRLYQFLLDLLRSGDMKDSIWWVDKEKGTFQFSSKHKEALAHRWGIQKGNRKKMTYQKMARALRNYGKTGEVKKVKKKLTYQFSGEVMGRGVTDRKHYPH
- the SPI1 gene encoding transcription factor PU.1 isoform X1; this encodes MLQACKMEGFPLIPPPSEDMVPYESDLYRQPHDYYQYLNSDGESHGDHYWEYHPHHMHSEFETFGDNHFTELQSVQPPQLQQLYRHMEIEQMHVLDSAIPTPHIGLNHQVSYLPRMCLQYSSPPQPSSDEEDIERQSPPLEVSDGETDGVDPGPGIMHGETGSKKKIRLYQFLLDLLRSGDMKDSIWWVDKEKGTFQFSSKHKEALAHRWGIQKGNRKKMTYQKMARALRNYGKTGEVKKVKKKLTYQFSGEVMGRGVTDRKHYPH
- the SPI1 gene encoding transcription factor PU.1 isoform X3, yielding MLQACKMEGFPLIPPPSEDMVPYESDLYRQPHDYYQYLNSDGESHGDHYWEYHPHHMHSEFETFGDNHFTELQSVQPPQLQQLYRHMEIEQMHVLDSAIPTPHIGLNHQYSSPPQPSSDEEDIERQSPPLEVSDGETDGVDPGPGIMHGETGSKKKIRLYQFLLDLLRSGDMKDSIWWVDKEKGTFQFSSKHKEALAHRWGIQKGNRKKMTYQKMARALRNYGKTGEVKKVKKKLTYQFSGEVMGRGVTDRKHYPH
- the SPI1 gene encoding transcription factor PU.1 isoform X4 — translated: MLQACKMEGFPLIPPPSEDMVPYESDLYRQPHDYYQYLNSDGESHGDHYWEYHPHHMHSEFETFGDNHFTELQSVQPPQLQQLYRHMEIEQMHVLDSAIPTPHIGLNHQPSSDEEDIERQSPPLEVSDGETDGVDPGPGIMHGETGSKKKIRLYQFLLDLLRSGDMKDSIWWVDKEKGTFQFSSKHKEALAHRWGIQKGNRKKMTYQKMARALRNYGKTGEVKKVKKKLTYQFSGEVMGRGVTDRKHYPH